The following coding sequences lie in one Rutidosis leptorrhynchoides isolate AG116_Rl617_1_P2 chromosome 4, CSIRO_AGI_Rlap_v1, whole genome shotgun sequence genomic window:
- the LOC139843928 gene encoding uncharacterized protein, whose amino-acid sequence MSRCFPFPPPGYEKKFTTDEPDLLKKEKRKEKKHKKDKKDKEKKEGKEKREKDRSEGKHKDKKDKHRDKKKDKERSKTSTPDDKNINEQFGELNGNQLHDNNNNNAQKKESTSAMDVSKSFIRYPDQNGDLVRNRIKPGDAEKDKFFQEFDRRIRYEDKGMGSNQFVVDDRKNNVNRIDSEKTDVRQSVMGGHQFVVDGKKNSVNRIDSEKTDVRQSVMGGHQFVVDGKRNNINRIDSEKTDVQHSVMDGSGFGRSMVFPNRINGATPSPFDSTADRRVDPKEKMREKGIDDKQGDKRKNTDRDKPYGKEKDIEKEKKKNEKSEQKRAERDKNKQIKKTEFEAISNNLFESSLYGVGSEGNLKKRKDMETNGRSHENELRPNKMARPISNIPQENGRKLDFPQHPGLSLFDKQGASQRVPLNSSKAGVKGGQQVNDMIPSPPISVSAKKPPVSPYNHVLSKPSPIKSPPVITNHVAAQSPPPVPTTKTQHNQFAAQIPAPKLPPSIPNPVTVHPQLPPLLSPPQPTTTTKQPVIRPKPPPAVVNKVAAVPPPLPPIPKKKPPHPDTKYLNQILSVPKLDEWCGFDDQEWLLSNKTDRPVSKKPNMEELQVHQVWSEAKHIESVDVCALPYVIPY is encoded by the exons ATGTCTCGGTGCTTTCCATTTCCACCACCTGGATATGAAAAGAAATTTACAACAGACGAACCCGACTTGCTAAAGAAG GAAAAGCGCAAAGAGAAGAAGCATAAGAAGGATAAGAAAGATAAAGAGAAAAAAGAAGGTAAAGAAAAACGGGAAAAAGATAGAAGCGAAGGTAAGCATAAAGATAAAAAAGATAAACACCGGGACAAGAAGAAAGATAAGGAGAGGAGTAAAACCAGTACCCctgatgataaaaatattaatgaacAATTCGGTGAACTTAATGGAAATCaacttcatgataataataataataatgcacaaaAGAAAGAAAGTACTAGTGCTATGGATGTCAGTAAATCATTTATACGTTATCCGGACCAAAATGGAGATTTGGTCAGAAACAGGATTAAGCCAGGAGAtgctgaaaaagacaaattttttcAAGAATTTGATAGAAGGATTAGATACGAAGACAAGGGAATGGGTAGTAATCAGTTTGTTGTTGATGATAGGAAAAATAATGTTAACCGAATCGATAGTGAAAAGACAGATGTGCGGCAGTCGGTCATGGGTGGTCATCAATTTGTTGTTGATGGTAAGAAAAACAGTGTTAACCGAATCGATAGTGAAAAGACCGATGTGCGGCAGTCGGTCATGGGTGGTCATCAGTTTGTTGTTGATGGTAAGAGAAACAATATTAACCGAATCGATAGTGAAAAGACCGATGTGCAGCATTCGGTCATGGATGGGTCAGGTTTTGGCAGAAGTATGGTGTTCCCTAATAGGATTAATGGTGCCACACCTTCTCCTTTTGACAGCACGGCAGACCGAAGGGTTGACCCGAAAGAGAAAATGCGAGAGAAAGGTATTGATGATAAACAAGGAGATAAACGGAAGAACACAGATCGTGATAAACCATATGGGAAGGAGAAGGATATTGAAAAGgagaaaaagaaaaatgaaaaaagTGAGCAGAAGAGAGCCGAAAGGGACAAGAACAAACAGATCAAGAAGACTGAATTTGAAGCTATTTCTAATAATCTGTTTGAGAGTAGTTTATACGGTGTTGGTAGTGAAGGAAATCTAAAGAAAAGGAAAGATATGGAGACAAATGGTCGTTCTCACG AGAATGAACTCAGGCCAAACAAGATGGCCCGACCCATCTCTAATATCCCCCAAGAAAACGGAAGGAAGCTAGACTTTCCTCAACACCCGGGATTAAGCTTGTTTGATAAACAAGGTGCATCTCAACGGGTCCCATTAAATAGTTCTAAGGCCGGTGTTAAGGGTGGTCAACAAGTCAATGACATGATACCTTCCCCACCCATTTCAGTCTCTGCTAAAAAGCCACCAGTTTCCCCTTATAATCACGTTTTATCAAAACCCTCCCCAATAAAGTCACCACCTGTAATTACGAATCATGTTGCAGCCCAATCACCGCCACCTGTCCCCACAACCAAGACACAACATAACCAATTTGCAGCCCAAATACCTGCACCCAAACTACCACCTTCAATTCCTAATCCCGTTACCGTCCATCCCCAACTGCCGCCCCTTTTATCACCACCACAACCAACTACAACCACTAAACAGCCTGTAATTCGACCTAAACCACCACCTGCAGTTGTCAACAAGGTGGCGGCAGTACCACCACCATTACCGCCTATTCCCAAAAAGAAACCGCCTCACCCTGATACCAAATACCTAAACCAAATACTCTCTGTCCCAAAATTGGATGAGTGGTGTGGTTTTGATGACCAAGAATGGCTATTAAGCAACAAAACGGATCGACCCGTTTCCAAGAAACCGAATATGGAGGAGCTCCAGGTCCACCAGGTATGGTCTGAAGCTAAGCACATAGAATCTGTAGATGTTTGTGCTTTACCATATGttattccctactaa